The window TGCCTTTAAGATAGCACAAATAATGAAACAGATGATGGTCTTGATTTTGCAGGAATCTCCTGTCTTTAATTACATAAACAATCTGTCGCCCATTGAGTTAGTAAAGTCGGCACATAATGATCACAGTTTTAGCTCTTTATCTTTTTCATCGCCTCCATCAGTGTTTGCGTCACCTAAGCTCAATTACCAAAGAGACAATAAATCTTTTCTTAAGAGGTAAATTAGTGACCAATCTATTATCCTTTGTTAAATGAAATATGAAGAGGGCTCTTGATTCTTGTTGAGTCAAATTTTAACTGTGTTATTTCTATGTAAGGCGGCATTTCTCAGACCTACAGAAGTCTAAAGCCTCTCAGAGTATAGGTGACGACAACACAAGGGAAGGAGGGTGTGCTGAGCAAGTAGAATGCACGACCTCCAGTAATCTGGCTAGAGAGGGTACTGTTCAGCCACTCAATGAACAGTTAGACTCAGCAGTAGAACTGCCAACAGTTATGCAATGTGATAGTGCTAACGCAGATCATAGCATTGCACCTCTTGATGCCATTAGATCATATGGTGACTCAGAAAATATAAATGCTTCAAATGAGAGACATTGTTCGtatgaaaatgaaaaacattTGCGTAAAATCTGTCGGATTGAGTCAAGCGGAGATGAAGCAGGATGTGATTGGGTCACATTGGTTTCTAATGTGTCTGATATGTTAGACTTTGATCCATCCACCAGTGGAGAAAACCTTGAGGAGCAAAAAATGGTGGATCCTGGGACAATATCTTTTATATCAAATGTACTTCAGATCCCACAAGATAATACTAATAGTTTGGAGAATATGGAACCTACTGATTGCGTTGGTTTTTCAGAAGAACAAACGGGAGATCCAGAAACCGAGTCAACAGAATTAAGAGAACAAGAAGTAGATAGAATACCATCTGTACTTTCTGGCAGTCTACTGAGTAAGCTTGTAGATTATAATGCAGCCACAGAAATGGATGCCAAGGGACAAAAGTGTCAGTCTAGCTGCAAGGTAAGCTCGAGATCTATTGACTTGCACTTGAGCTTGCTTGATGCTAAATGAAAATCTTTTAGCTGATTTACTTTGAAAATTGACCACATAAAATAATGTGTTCAAGTTGAAGTTTTCACCTTTAATACAGCTTCTTGTCCTTTATCTTGCtaagtatttttacatatatggCTAGGAACGTTCATAGCTTTTTCAAcacatattttatatatatatatttatttctcttattcctatatatgttttttttttaccctcAACAGATTCATACCGGTTTTGTTACTATAAATGAGTATAATGAAACTTGGTTGACGTTACACAAAGCTTGGTTGAACTATTTACCAAAAAGGCATTAAACATAATAGATATGGTCAGACTGATTGTTAAGTGAGCTCAATTACGGTTGCAATTTTGTCTGAATATCATATTCTGTAAATTAAAAGGTGCTATCGGTGTTTTATGATTTAGGTGTACAACTAGAAAGTGGACAAAATGTTTAGACCTTGCTTATTCTTGACCCAAATAATTGTCTGGTTCCATATTAATAACAAATGGAAGTTATTCCTGAGACAAGTGCTTTGGACAATTAATGTTAGAGCTTTTTCTTTGACCTTCTGTCTCGCATGTAATTAACTGTTAGCTGCCTGATGCTTAGAGTGTGGAGAACTCTTTAAGAAACTGTCGTCATTGGAGAGTAAATTATTCATATCCACAAGACTAGATTTAGCTTCAAAACTAAACGGTTGTCAACCTGCCCCctctttactttgtttttcacAAGTTGCTGGCAGGAAACTTACAGAAGTCATCATCAAGTAACCTCAAATTGAATTAGTATTTTATGTCATCTATCGGCCAATTCTGTGGATGCGTGAAGTTGATTTTCTGTCTCACGAGCTATTGTTATTTCTGATATACTGCATGAAAATTGCATCCAAACTGATTTTATGCATCATTAACTCATCTTTAACATGTTATTCAGCAGCAGCATAGTATACGGAGGCTTGTTTTTGAGGTGGCAGGAGCACATAGAAAGAAGTTAGTATGTGACACTGATGGTGCTCCCAACTTGCCAAAATCAGATTGTAAAATTTCCCATGCTGAGAATCGTCCATCTTCAAGGCTTTCCGTGTTATCAAGAAAGGGCATAGGATTGCATTTGAATGCTCTGGCAAACGCTTCAAATGATGGTAAAGTTATCAAGATTGAGACTGTCTCTTCAATAAGGCAAGACATAGGTAAACCAATTTCATCTTCTTGTGATTATTTAACATTTGGTTAAGATCCTGCTTGTAAATCCTTAACTTTTACCTCTGTGGAAACAGAAATTGTTCCTTCTGACAGTGAAGATAGGTTGGAGGAAAATGCTCCTAAAACATCAGTTGATGTTAATGAAGACTTTGGCACTAGTAGTCCTAAAATgaagaggttttttttttttaatttaatacatGCTGAAAGTTTGTTACGTCTGGACCAGTATACTTGATTTAATTTAGTTTCTAATCACTTTCAGGCAAAAAATGGAACATGTTGGATCAGCGTGCAAGCGCTGCAACTGTAAGAGGTCAAAATGCTTAAAGCTGTGAGTTCATTTCTTCTCCCAAATTTATCTATACAAGTTTGAAGAGCCCCTGCAATtatattttgttctttttgtTTCTTTATATGGCAATAATAAGATGAAATTCCTTGTTGGATCTAAAAACTACAATTTGATCTCTTGGATTACAgcataaaatagaataaaatggAAACAAGATTGAACAGTTAAGAATCAGAATTGTGGTGAATTGAAATTGTATTGTCTTGGGTTTTATATCCCTTATTACTCTGAGATCATCAACGTTATCAAAACCATATGGAATGAGAACTCACAAGTCCTCTTTTAGATCCGTAGGTCTTAAAATGTATTGTTTTGACCATTCTAGGTCTTACACCTAACTGTACTTCCCAATGATGATTATGAAACTTAAACATAGTGCATTTGAAATTCAGGATGCTGCAATCACCCTACTACTTCAAGATGGCCTGACCAATGTAAAAGATATTTCCAAGAAATAGACTTTTAGAAAAGGTGTTATCTTGCTTATAAATGTGATGGATAAAGAAACCATAAAGCTCTCCACAAAATTTCAACAAAATTCATGAAAATTGATAATGAAATCCTTGTGCTTGTGAGTGAATGAGTTAAATGATccgtgtttgtttgttttttttgttttttctgttATCATGCATTTGTATTATGATTCTTATAAAGTAATATAGCATGCATTGATTTCTTTAAATACAGTTTATGTGAATGTTATCTTATTTACTACAGATATTGTGAATGTTTTGCTGCTGGACTCTATTGTATTGAGCCTTGTTCTTGTCAAGATTGTTTCAATAAACCTGCTCACGAAGATAAAGTTCTGGAGACTCGGAAACAAATTGAATCTCGAAACCCTCTAGCATTTGCTCCTAAAGTGATCAGAAACACAGATTTTGTTtctgaatttgcggttagaaaTCTTCTCTATTATTTTGGTTCGTCTAAGAGTCATGTCAGCATGGTCTCATTAGTGAGGTGGAGCTCACAGTGCTACAGTACCTGAAAATTGTCATTTTGAAGGCATTGGTTCCAAGTTGCCATTTTAATTGTTTAAAGGTGCTGCGGTTGGCAACTTTAATTTCCTTAGAAACAACATTGCCTTTTTCTCCTAATGCAGGATGAAACTAACAAAACACCAGCTTCAGCCAGGCATAAGAGAGGATGCAATTGTAAAAAATCAAATTGCTTAAAGAAATATTGTGAATGCTACCAGGTTTGAACAATTGCCCCTTTCTATACGTATAAATCTGAACTTATCTAAGCCAGACAGTGTTTGTTGGGTGTATAGGGTGGTGTCGGTTGCTCTGCCAACTGCAGATGTGAAGGGTGTAAAAACACATTTGGCACCAAAAACGGTTAGCCTTGATCACATGGCCCTTACCAATCCTAGTTGTATTACAAGCATTACCTTCTCATGGATAGATGTACCAATGTTTGTATTTGATTTATCCCAGGACATGAAGAAAATGACGTTGAGGGCGAGGAATGTGAGGTGGTTGAGATGATCACATCAGGCAAAACATCTGAGGATGATATAATAGAAAGGGTTGAAGAAGAGCATGCAAATCTAAGAATGTCTTCTGAAACTACCAGGTTTTTCTCCTTACATTATAATTTATTGCAGAACTTTCACTTTAAAGCCCGGCTTTGTCTAAAGATGGAAGGTTTAACATTTATTAGGTCTTCGATGCAATTGCCAATAGCGTTCAGAGGACAACTCTTAAGACCTTTTCCTGCTATTGGTTCATCAAGTAAAATTTCAAGCTGCCAGAAGCTTGGAACAGAATTATTTCGGCAGTCGAAATTTGGAACACATCTTCAGGCGATTCCTGAAGAAGAAACTCCAGAGATATCCAGCAGTAGGTCTGAGTCAAATGGTGTGAAGTCGTCGTCTCCAAATAGCAAAAGGGTTTCACCTCCTCATCGCGGTTTCGGGTCATCAAGCAGTTGGGGGAGTAGCAGAAAGGTGATTCTACGATCTGTCCCTTTCCCATCCCTCAACTCACCAAATCAAAAGGGTTAAGATGCTCAGACTTGGAAGCTGAGTCATTCTGTACCGAAAATTCTATAGTAGTCACGGTTCATATAGAATTGACCAATGAATAATGGACACGTATTCATATATTGCTTATTTGTTCATTTTCATTGGTCGGATTCATGTGGAGCGGGACCACTAGAGACCCTGGCGACCTGTGTAAAATAGTAATGAGTAAGTATGATGATAGAGCCATTTGAGATGGCTACTTATGTTTATGTTGTATCATATAAGAGTAGTGTTTGTAGCATATTTCATAAGCTGTAGTAAACATATATAGATTGTAGTTTGTACCAACCTTTTGACCTGGAGTATGCAAGTCGTTTCCGTAATATGTTCTGTGGGTTGCAGTTCAACTGATCTGTAATAAAAAAAGTGTCTCTGGGTTTGGTGTTTGTTTAGCATTTTGAAATCTACTGCTTTTCtctgagtttggtttgtttagcATTTTGAAAGCTATTGCTTGGCGTTCTTAAAAAATGtagaaaaatatattgtcttgaGTGTATATCTAAgaaaattttagaaaaatatattcTCGAGTGTATGTATGTCTAGGAAAATTGTCACAAAGGCAATAATAGCTTAAGGGACTGATATTTAAGTGAGAATGCTTATTTATCCCATATAAGGAATATGTGAGTCATGATCTCGCTTTTTCAGAGAAGGTAACAAAGTGACTGATGTTTTAGCTAAGCATGATTCTTGAGGCATTGCATTGGTGGGACtctattccattttttttttttttttttttttttttttttttttgtaagaggataaggtgtaaaaaaaataactataacGTGGTGCAAAtttattttacccttaacgttggcaaaccaagagcaattttacagtTAACATTGGTAAATTGGGTCAATTATgtgtatcattttattactcattagtaacagatcacaaacacaTGAGTagacatgaaaaaaaaaatcaaaaagttatactgtattttgtacgaattggatagaaaaatttaaatatttcatcgaatttaaaaatattaatctccaattctattactaaatcacaaaaaaaaatgtgaacttTTTTTATAAGTAACCGTTATGTAACCGTGCAGAATGAGTAGCAAAACATGTATTTATAATGATATCTGGAATTGACCAAACTTACcaacgttagaagtaaaattacatcattttaaacGCTAAGAGTAAACTTGCTCCTCACTGTCAGCGTTTTGGGCATTTTCACATTTTATCCCTTTTTGTAATTCACTCATTGTGATTATTTCAGTTCTGTAGATTAATTTAGATTTGCttagtttgtttgttttttactatattttttttttccttttctttttaatgAAATTGAGTTTAGGGGCGTAGTTGGTTCGTTTGGATGccaatttgtttggaatgttcgACATCTTTCCTTGCCTTTGTTGTTCctatttttactttaaaaaaatgaGATCATTTATGACTCCACCAAAGTGATACTAAATCCATGTGTTCCTTGCCTTTGTTGTTcctatttttacttaaaaaaaatgagatCATTTATGACTCCACCAAAGTGATACAAAATCCATGCGACAATGCATGAGAGAATTtgagagaggatttgagaaaaTTGAAACGTAAATTCACAGGGCTATTGAGGGCTAATAATAGATCATTGTAATTTGTAAGCAAGTTCAATGAACAATAGGTTACTACACTTTTTAATGTTATTAGAGCTGTAATCGAACCGAGCTTTGACTTTCTCATACTCGGCTCACCAGAAAATGGATGAGCTCTAGCTCGAACTTAACATCTTGTTCGTGAACTACTAGCAAGCTCGTTAATTCTGTTCATAAATTTTACTCAAAAATTGCTATCAGTTGTTtttcatttgaaatttctttaacacaaaacCACGTAAATTTAAAACctacaaaaattaaagttccacACAAAATATGTAGTTTTACAAATTCTCTTTATAAAATATTACTATCAAAATAATAACTAAACAAGCTTGCTCGCGAAACCTATTTATGCATTATTCACATTATAATCAAACTTGTTTATGAACATATAATCAAATATGCTCATGAACTTCCAAACCAAGTTTTTCCGTGTTCAAACTCGACTCGTTTATAAATCAAGCCGAAGACAATCATACATTTATCAAGCCAAACACCGAACTGCTAACAAATGGTTCGATTCCTTTACAGCCCTATGTCATAAATGTAGAATGGGAAGTAGAAACATAGAGAGAACGACCTTTCAGTAGTTCTCTGAACTGCTCCATGTCTGCAGTGGCTCCAGTACTATAAATTTTTAACTATATTCTTTTCAACTagttcaaaaaataataaaaagaactCACTTTCGAGCATTTTGGATTCATCAACAGATATGATATTCTAACTTTGTAACTACAACCCAGCATTTTGTAGAAAACTCAACTGATAGAGAAGAAAGAACACAATGCAGTTGTAATTACAGTTATGTAAACCTTTATAACCCCGAAAATGAATAACAATGGAACATAAGAATTCATGCCACTTATAGAATGCCAACAGCAAATGCATAAAATTTCATGCCACTGGAAACTGCTAAACTCACCAGTTAAATGAGGCACGGATGgccaaaaaaaagttaattaacTATTAAAATATCTAAGAAAACACAATATAGGTCATACACGTATGAAGACCATTGTAGTTCTGCATCTCAATCTTAATACGAAAGATAATAAGGCAAAATTTCTAAGTACTTGATGCTCAAATCCAATACAAAGgctgaaaattgaaaaaattgtGAAACCTAAAACAAAATATGCTTAGGCTGCACCGACAACCTCAGTCTCTGCCTCTGGCATTGCTTCGTCAGCAGGCCTGTCCAATTTCACGCCAATATCATCTGCCGAGTAGTCACCATGAACCTACACATCAACAACAACAAGCGTGTGTTTATTCAATCACAAGGTTTAGCATTAACTGGTTACGATTAAAAATTCAATCATTAAAACAAGAGAGAATACTATTGAAACATACCTCCATCAGCTTTCCAAGATCAAACTTGGGAGCCTTAAGGATCTTGACTTTTCGGATGTAGACATTTTGCAGAGGGTATATACTAGAAGTTGCCTTCTCAATCTCCCTACCGATCATCTCAGGGATGAACTTTGCTACCAGTTCTTTCAAATCGCATGATGCAGCTTGATTAATCATAATCTCTCTCATCTTTCTGCGAATCTGAAAGGAAATACAACAAGACCCATGAGTTAACATATACAATGGCACAACATCAATAAGCAAGAAATCAAGGTGAAATATAAACCTGGCGGATCTGACTGGATTGCGCATAGCAAGTTCTCTTGACCTGGTTTGCACGTCTCTTGGTAAAAGCAATACAGAACAACCTCAAAGTATAATTGTCTGTAGTCTTCACATCGACGTGAGCTTCAATGAGAGTCTGCCATTTTCTCACTAGTGACCTCAGCTTGTCTGTAGTGAAGTCCATGCCCTGGAATTGAAAGATAAATTTTATTTGACATGTAAACATTGTCTATcatattgcaaaaaaaaaaaaaaaatctcgcaATGCCACCTACCCAAAAGTTTGTCAACACATTCCTCCCCTGAACATCCTCTGCTCTAAGGCGAATCTTCCTGTAGGCATGATCCTCATCCTTCTGAAGATCAGCCAGAGATATTTCAAAAACTCTATGTTTCAGCCCCTCTGAAGCAATCTGCACAAGCAATTAACAGCGTGTATGAATAAATATATTTGAACAAagttgaaatcaaaataatttacTATCCGAAAAGCCACTCTTAGATATACTGAATCATGCATCAGCATTCTGTAAAAGAATCAACATATGCTACTTCAACACAACATATGCTACTTCAACACATTCTCTCTTATTATTCACTTGTTTAACAAAATTGGCTGACTGTGACGGGCAATGTTCCTTTAAAATTAAAGCAATGCTAAGAATCACATAGAATTAGCATATTACAGCACATAGTGGGGCATTATTTACAGTCAAGTGTAACAAGATATACAATTCGATTGCTAGAATCcaatttcacatgtttaaaattcaaatttccTAACATCCAGCAGATTATTAGGCATGGACAAATATAGATAGATCACAGCAAGCGCATGTAtacattaaaaagaaaaagagaacaaATGGAGGCAGGAGGTAGAAACCTTGGTCCCCTGGGTTCTGGTCACAAGGGTTTTGCCAACACTTCTGACAGTGAATACAGAAGGTGCCTTGATGTCATACCAGTCCTTCTTAGCAAAAGGATCAGCTCTGTTTAACCATTACAAATAATCAATTCAGCAAAAACATAAGCAATCCAGTTACAAATATATGCAGCCGATATACACAAATCCATCCTCAATCAGAAATATATTAGATCCAGTGGTCAGTTCGAATCAACTTACGCCTTCTTCTTGCCTCCCTTCTTTCCCTTAGAAATACGTTTGTTCTTCCTGGAAGAATGAAAATACAACAATTATTCGAAGAATACAGAGAAAGAGAAAAGGGAGATGAGAAAGAGTACCCGACGGCCATGTTTTGAGAGGAACTGCAACTAGGGTTTGGTTGCCTTTGATAAGAGTCAGTGATACCCAAGCAGCTAAAAGACTAAACCCTAAAATAGGGTTACTTCTTATATACAGCGATTTTGCCTCCTATTTTACGAAAATGCTCCTTCTTCTCTCTATAATAGCTGTCTAGTCCGGACTCAACTTCGACCCGTCAATCAAAAATCGTATTTTTACCTATTTTACGATGCCAAttattttttttcgaaaaaataaattataggaaaattactttttattctttttaaattattatttttttatgaattctttttattctttttaaattaattggGAGGGGAAAAAGTGCttaacaagttttttttttcaaaaaaacaactttcatttataatcaaaatataataatattaagcCTGTGAAGTTAATGAGGTTTGGTTAATGAAAGTAATGAAatagaaattttaaattaacCTTAAGGTTATTAATAAGATTAAATGAATATTAATGGAAGTTCACATTTTAATTTAGGTTGAACTTTTAAAACCTCTCACTATAtttactcaaaaaaaaaaaagaaaaacctcTTACCATACAtccaaatcatcaattaaaaaactatttattatttataagaTTGTTGTGAGTATGGACTTTTTTCGAATCCAATAACAAGACTATATGCGCACGGTTATTGTAGGTGGACTTCACGTTACGTCGTATGGGAGCACGAGTCAGGATCCGAACCCCAACttctaaattaaaacaaaatcatttttttctttaagggTAGCCGAACGACGATTGGTCTTCAATTTTCCAAACCCTATCGTTTTTATTAACAAACGATTGAAATAACCTTTTGCCACGTCAGTAGCCGATCGACGTTGTTAATTCGAATTTAGGCAGTTTTCTACCTAATCCAAAATAAAAGGAAGAAAACTGCCATTGATATGGAGGAGGGGTCATTTTTTAgttacaaaacaaaagaaaggaaaagattaagagaggaagaagagtctTGATTGTTTTTTTGAGTGATTTTGCTATAAATAAAACACTGAAAGTGAGTTTATGTAGTGAATTATACTCTGAAAAGTTGATTATTGTCTGTTTCTGAGATTCTCAGAAACAACACCAAAATACAGTTTTCAGGTTTAAATTATATAACATTAGTTACAAATTCATTCCAAACACGCTTGGGATCGTTTACTTTGGTTTCTAGTTATATTCTTACTGCTGAATTCGGGTTCCTATTCGTCTGCGTACGAAATTCTATCATGCTACAAATTGGATAACAGTCCAAAAGGTAATTTTTGAAGGGTTTTAAAAGCTTACTCCTTTTAAAGTTGCAATTTGTTGTTTCctgtattttaattttgagtttGCTGCCATTGTTGATGCTTCCGAAGCAGAATCCTGCTTTCTGCGTCGGGTAGCCAATCGACGACATTTGTGACTCTACCTTCACCTCAGCTCGAGGACTCAATGAAACAGACAAGTCTTCAGAGCCAAACTAAGTCAACACTCAAACACCCAAAAGTTTCCCAGATGGCAAAAGGGGCAAACACTCAACTATGCAAAAAAGGAAGATAAAGCTTGACAGGTAGCAAATAAAACGGAGGAGCGAGGAAAATGGACTAACCTCAACACCACCAAAAAACTCCATTCCTAGAAAGAACCAAAAAAGCAATCCTCTTTTTCTCGCCGAAAAAGCTGAAACTACAACAACCCCAAAAGATGGAAAACATAAAATGGAAACCTAAAAGAAGGAGAAGAACGAAGATGTAAAAAATACGAAGGAACAAATTAggaaaatttacataaaaaaggCCTTATTTATAAGTGACTGCAGAGGTCCAACCGTAACTGGACTTTACTGCGCAGACATTAGAGGAAAAGTCATTGTTACACCACACACATGCATGCACGTGTCCAAAAAGCACATTAAGAACATCCGCCTTTTCCACCATGTGCGTGCTTAAATCTAAAATTAGAACACCTCGCACACAATAACCTCAACACATGTGAAGACACCCATCGCCACAAGAACCCATCACCCCCCAAACCAACTCGCACCTAATGCCTTGTTGCGACTATATCAAAGGTGGGACTTCTGATGAAGTATCTGGGCTCGAAGACCCACAAACCAGCACCCCAACAGGAAATTAGGTCCATCAGCAAAGTCTAACCACCCGCCATTGTCACACAGCTAGGGCTGATGATAGCaacctgactcaagtcaagagcAATAAGGACATTGCACCACCCAAACGCCAAGACTATAAATAAGGAGATCCTATCTCATGGTAAAGTATCcataatttctctctctacttaCTCTCTTTCTATAACATTTTCTTGCCACCACTAAATACTAATTTGACCATCAGAATGTACGTAGGTACATTCTCACCGTAGGTACAACAAGTGGACTCAAAAGGACTTCCAAAGGCCAACTTCGCATCACTAAAACCTACCCCTCAGCCCTATCTACAAGCCTACTCAGTCGATTCCCATAAAGAATAGAAATAAGCAATTAATGAGTACTTTGACCCTAGTTTCCAGACACTATATCTTTTAGTGAAAGCAGAAAATTAAGGGTCAGAAGTTCAACTGATATACTGACTTGGAATTataatgattctaattttgCACTTGAACAATGCTATTAAGACACAAAATTTTACCATCTGGTGAATAAATTTACCCAGTGGGATCAAAGTCAGGGTTCACATTTGGGTGACATTTTCAAAAATCTGAAACTCTTgcattataaaataaaaatactaaaaaaaaaaaaaaagaagaaagcagCAAACGTGAAGCAAAACGAGTCTAAATTGTGCATGCGAGTTACACAAAATTGTCTCACATTCTTAGTCTGCTAACAAACCACCCAAAGAAACACATCTAGTCCCCATTACCAAGGGCTTCAATGAGAGTGAGAGAGATGAGAAAAAATCAAGTCATTTAAGCTATATAAGAAATCTGGAGTATCTgtgaatttctaaatttttgCTCTACGTGATATTGTAGCCCTTACGGCAACAATGGAAAACTTCAGAAGGATACAAAGAAGTTATGATGAAactttcaagctttttaatgcTGAAGTGAGCAATGGAAGCTTGCTAGAAGCTCTTTGCTTGTAGTCTTTCTCCAAAGCTGCTGTTGCCAGAGATTGCAGGTCAGGGCTATCCTTGTCTTCCTTGTTTCGCCCCTTTGTAATCTGTGTTATGGCAGACGTACACTGCATAGATACCACCAATTACAGCATTCTTTTAGTCATACCGTTTAAATGCCCCTAAAAGTGAGCTCTAAACTCCTAAAGATCATTAAGCTATAGAGGATATTGAGAAAGATACAATTGAATTCGCCAGTCTAGAGAGTGGAGCTTACCAAGCAAATACCGAACAGCGCTCTTGTGTTCTTGCCTCCGGTCAAATCGATCGTGGATGAGTAATATTTCTTAGCTGCCTGAAGGTTTTCTAGTCCCCCAAGTGTGTAAAGAACCTGTTAAAACAAGGAAGTTAAATCTTCTACAAGTTATGATCAGTAGGTCTTGTATCTCAGATCCTAATTAGACTATGATGCACTTATACTCACTATAATAGGATTTATTTTAGTTTCAGCATTTATAGAAAAAGGGCAGCCCAGTGCACTACGTGTCCCcgcttaagcgagggtccggggaggggtcccagcatttataaaaaaaaaaaagggcggcccggtcgcattacgcgtccccgctgagcgagggtccggggaggggtcccaccacaagggtgtattgggggcaagccttcccttgccaatttaattggcaagaggccgctcctaagactcgaacccgtgacctctggtcacacgacaacaacgttttaccgttgcgccaaggctcgccctcggGTCCCAGCATTTATATGACAGGAAAAATATTTTGTATTTTCACAAGTTAGGAGTTAGGCAAATAAAGTTGCAGATTGCTTCCTGTAGCATTATGGAGGAGATCCATCTCACTCTTCTATAAATTGCATCAATTTTTCTTGAACCATAAAACCAAGAGAAAAAACGGGCATTCATTCGTTAAAACAAGAATATAATAGCCAGAGTACAGAGATTGCTTACATCAGCATAGGCTAAATGAAATAGTGGAACTGTAGGTTGAGATAAGATTAACTCCTCATAGCAGAATGCTGCTTGCTTATACCTAATTTACCCATGCAGAAACATAGGTTAATCTGAGATGTTGAACTATACAGTTGCAAAAGAACTTATGCAATTTGGTAGAGAGTAGCTCTGTTAACATATAATTTAGAGAACAAAACTCACATCTGTAGGGAAACATATATCTCTGCAAGTTCTCTCCAGGCATCAGAATCAGCCATAAATCTACCAAAGTTAAGGGGGAAGGAAAAAACGACAGTAAGTTGTTGTCTGTTATCgaaactcaaagaaagaagggTTTGAGATCTTTCTCACATTTCAAGATATTTATTGATCAAATCTACTGCCGCTGATAGGTTGCCTTGTGCCTTCACCACAGCTACCCGCCTCTTATGTATTACCTTATTAATGAAACCAACATTAGTTTTACATTTAGTTTTCACTTACA is drawn from Euphorbia lathyris chromosome 9, ddEupLath1.1, whole genome shotgun sequence and contains these coding sequences:
- the LOC136206016 gene encoding uncharacterized protein; amino-acid sequence: MVTKAEDTQLNRLESQVEHGGGGTWEYLCLVRKLKVRRSDKVLKHGLSILNNPKKRSSLGPEEWTLYEQVAVAAMDCQSLGVAKDCINVLQKRFPESKRVGRLEGMLLEAKGSWAEAEKAYSSLLEDNALDQVIHKRRVAVVKAQGNLSAAVDLINKYLEIFMADSDAWRELAEIYVSLQMYKQAAFCYEELILSQPTVPLFHLAYADVLYTLGGLENLQAAKKYYSSTIDLTGGKNTRALFGICLCTSAITQITKGRNKEDKDSPDLQSLATAALEKDYKQRASSKLPLLTSALKSLKVSS